From the Acidilutibacter cellobiosedens genome, one window contains:
- a CDS encoding LCP family protein, with amino-acid sequence MKKKFWTAFLISLVCFSIIFTIAGKYLSDNNIVDFSQEDDSEDEFKDEILFLFMGIDANGGIEKIKENRNKEGDRYIETGNRTDTMMLCKFNFKTGETNILSIPRDTRVRIRGRKNEYKINAAYSYGGPYLAVDTVKDFLNVDLKYYVTVDYLAVKEIVDAIGGIKIDVPQDMKHNDIPSLRINIKKGFQTLNGDKAIEFLRYRGYKEADIGRIKAQQMFIKEFIKQVLKPKNIIKLPKMINAYFDYIDTNIPLNSMVKAVTNANKLNMENVKTETIPGDGKKIGKEDFWIYDENKTKELTDEMFEDFLIK; translated from the coding sequence ATGAAAAAGAAATTCTGGACTGCCTTTTTAATATCATTGGTATGCTTTTCGATTATATTTACAATAGCAGGTAAATATTTATCAGACAATAATATTGTGGATTTCTCGCAGGAAGATGATTCGGAAGATGAATTTAAAGATGAGATATTATTTTTATTTATGGGAATAGATGCAAATGGGGGAATAGAAAAAATAAAGGAAAATAGAAATAAAGAGGGAGACAGATATATAGAAACCGGGAACAGGACAGATACCATGATGCTGTGCAAATTTAATTTTAAAACCGGCGAAACAAATATATTGTCTATTCCGAGGGATACAAGAGTAAGAATAAGAGGCAGGAAAAACGAATATAAGATCAATGCCGCATATTCTTATGGGGGGCCTTACCTTGCCGTTGACACGGTAAAAGACTTTTTAAATGTAGATTTAAAATATTATGTAACGGTAGATTATTTAGCGGTTAAGGAAATAGTGGATGCAATCGGAGGAATAAAAATAGATGTGCCTCAGGACATGAAACATAATGATATTCCTTCTCTGAGAATAAATATAAAGAAGGGGTTTCAGACTTTGAATGGGGATAAAGCCATTGAGTTTTTAAGATATAGAGGATATAAAGAGGCAGATATAGGTAGAATAAAGGCACAACAGATGTTTATAAAGGAATTTATAAAACAAGTGCTTAAACCCAAAAATATCATTAAATTACCCAAAATGATAAATGCTTACTTTGATTATATTGATACCAATATACCTTTGAATTCAATGGTTAAAGCAGTAACAAACGCCAATAAATTGAACATGGAAAATGTTAAGACTGAGACCATACCCGGGGATGGAAAGAAAATCGGGAAAGAAGATTTTTGGATATATGATGAAAATAAGACGAAGGAACTGACAGACGAAATGTTCGAAGATTTTTTGATTAAATAA
- a CDS encoding DDE-type integrase/transposase/recombinase, translated as MSQIITYLLLYNQYLLNRIYELTLFIAKYIPLKQWAFDDSKSPYYQKFKIDKLPIIKKFFKQDYSFLLEYYLWKYGKPVKPVQRRNGKSIPEDIFCPLCGAPHQYIYDNNGGKGQYQCKVCGQTFITGKQAASPLVLICPYCGHALAAKKDRKHFIVHKCVNKNCSYYKNNLKLLPKDSDPSEKYKYKLHYIYREFTLDFFSMDLHQLPSWATSFKFRKNNAHIMGLCLTYHVNLGLSLRKTAEAMREIHNINISHTMVASYARTAAVLIKPFVDTFDYSPSNNLAADETYIKIKGLKGYVWLIMDTVSRSILGYQVSKSRDVGPCILTMRMAFDKFRKFPGKALKFISDGYSAYPLATQQFKIEKDWDFNVTQVIGLTNDDAVTKEYRPFKQKIERLNRTLKASYRVTCGYGTDDGAYYGVNLWVAYYNFLRPHELYSWKRPLNEVDMLKNAGNMPGKWQLLIFLGQQVILNMQENPAS; from the coding sequence ATGTCTCAAATTATAACTTATTTACTACTATATAATCAATACTTACTTAATCGAATTTATGAATTAACTTTATTTATCGCAAAATATATTCCTCTTAAACAATGGGCCTTTGATGATTCTAAAAGTCCTTATTATCAGAAATTTAAAATAGATAAGCTTCCAATAATTAAAAAATTCTTTAAACAGGATTACAGTTTTTTACTTGAATACTATCTTTGGAAATATGGTAAACCTGTAAAACCGGTTCAACGTCGTAATGGTAAATCTATTCCTGAAGATATATTTTGCCCTCTCTGTGGTGCTCCTCATCAATACATTTACGATAATAATGGTGGTAAAGGCCAATATCAATGTAAAGTCTGTGGTCAAACTTTTATTACAGGTAAACAAGCAGCTTCTCCTTTGGTTCTTATTTGCCCTTATTGCGGACATGCTTTAGCTGCTAAAAAAGATCGTAAACACTTTATTGTGCATAAATGTGTCAATAAGAATTGTTCTTACTACAAGAACAATTTAAAGCTGCTTCCCAAAGACTCAGATCCTAGTGAGAAGTATAAATACAAGCTCCATTATATCTATCGTGAATTTACGCTGGATTTCTTTTCTATGGATTTACATCAGCTTCCGTCATGGGCTACTAGTTTTAAGTTTAGAAAGAACAATGCTCATATTATGGGACTTTGTCTTACTTACCATGTTAATCTTGGTTTATCTCTCCGTAAAACTGCTGAAGCTATGCGTGAAATCCATAATATTAATATCTCTCACACTATGGTTGCAAGCTATGCAAGAACTGCTGCCGTATTAATTAAGCCTTTTGTAGATACATTCGATTACAGTCCTTCAAATAACTTAGCTGCTGATGAAACCTATATCAAAATTAAAGGACTCAAGGGTTATGTTTGGCTCATTATGGATACTGTTTCTCGCTCTATTCTTGGTTATCAAGTCTCTAAAAGTCGTGACGTCGGCCCTTGTATACTTACCATGAGAATGGCTTTTGATAAATTTAGAAAATTCCCCGGTAAAGCTTTAAAATTTATATCTGATGGTTACAGTGCTTATCCTTTAGCTACTCAACAGTTTAAAATTGAAAAGGACTGGGACTTTAATGTTACTCAAGTTATTGGTTTGACTAATGATGATGCTGTAACTAAAGAGTATCGTCCCTTTAAACAAAAGATTGAACGCCTTAACCGTACTCTCAAAGCTTCTTATCGTGTTACTTGTGGTTATGGTACCGATGATGGTGCTTATTATGGTGTAAACCTTTGGGTTGCTTACTATAACTTCCTGCGTCCTCATGAACTTTATAGTTGGAAACGTCCTTTAAATGAGGTTGATATGCTTAAGAATGCCGGCAATATGCCCGGTAAATGGCAGCTTCTTATCTTTTTAGGACAGCAAGTCATTCTTAATATGCAAGAAAATCCTGCATCTTGA
- a CDS encoding gluzincin family metallopeptidase has translation MVKFYEMVERLYELDVKLSKLEWVQYTTGYDFGIEEAHEEINNFLKDEKNYSLVLEYMEKASGPVEKRKGEILYNEFKSYHLTKELNDLNFEIQKKTNELSKILNTFRFKIDGKEVSGVDIDCILSREDDRELRKKAFFAKNQIDKPMVDNGFIDLINLRNEYAGMYGEKDFMEYRIKSDELSPNIFDTWEDDLKEHIIVLNEKGREYARKFIGSEELMPWDYSYIKSKISSSLNSHVDMSNYYNVLREFFLNFGFDINKFNITYDIFPRKNKSEWGYNFPIKYGEDSRILANVKNQYREYEVLLHETGHGIHSFMLNPEEIILNMGISGIIEEGIADLFEEFLYDKMFYEKFFTNSVEKEFEEIHEYDKISHLRFVGNIFFDHELYKNDLKSLDDIYNLYFKVYSKLYNDKPYNQKPPFGFRIHYTTHPIYMHNYFMGDVTCSMLKKVFYRKYGVDSISKKPKEFGNFLFEQVIKPSGLYKYEELFEKISGEKFSLKWYF, from the coding sequence ATGGTAAAGTTTTATGAAATGGTTGAAAGGTTATATGAATTGGACGTAAAGCTGAGTAAACTGGAATGGGTACAATATACGACGGGATACGATTTTGGTATTGAAGAGGCTCATGAAGAAATAAATAATTTTTTGAAGGATGAAAAAAATTATAGTTTGGTTCTTGAATACATGGAAAAAGCTTCAGGACCTGTAGAAAAAAGAAAGGGAGAAATTTTATATAATGAATTTAAATCATATCATTTGACTAAGGAATTAAACGATTTGAATTTTGAAATTCAGAAAAAAACTAATGAACTTTCAAAAATACTTAACACCTTTAGGTTTAAAATAGATGGAAAGGAAGTTTCAGGAGTAGATATAGATTGTATACTTTCCCGAGAGGATGACAGAGAACTGAGAAAAAAGGCATTCTTTGCAAAAAATCAAATTGATAAACCTATGGTTGATAATGGCTTTATTGATTTAATTAATTTGAGAAATGAATATGCCGGAATGTATGGAGAAAAAGATTTTATGGAATATAGAATAAAAAGTGATGAACTAAGTCCAAACATATTTGATACTTGGGAAGATGATTTAAAGGAACATATTATCGTGTTAAATGAAAAAGGAAGAGAATATGCTCGGAAATTTATCGGCAGTGAAGAATTGATGCCTTGGGATTATAGCTATATCAAATCAAAAATATCGTCTTCTTTGAATAGCCATGTGGATATGTCAAATTATTATAATGTATTGAGAGAATTTTTTTTAAATTTTGGATTTGATATTAATAAATTTAATATTACTTATGATATCTTTCCGCGAAAAAATAAATCGGAATGGGGATATAATTTCCCTATAAAATACGGGGAGGATTCGAGAATACTTGCCAATGTGAAAAATCAGTACAGAGAATACGAAGTGCTTCTTCATGAGACAGGACATGGAATTCATTCTTTTATGTTAAATCCTGAGGAAATCATATTAAATATGGGAATTAGCGGGATAATAGAGGAAGGAATAGCAGATCTGTTTGAAGAATTTTTATATGATAAAATGTTCTATGAAAAGTTTTTTACAAATTCGGTAGAAAAGGAATTTGAAGAAATACATGAATATGATAAGATAAGCCATTTAAGGTTTGTAGGAAATATTTTTTTTGATCATGAACTTTATAAAAATGATCTAAAATCTTTAGATGATATATATAACTTATATTTTAAAGTCTACAGCAAACTATACAATGATAAGCCATATAACCAAAAGCCTCCTTTTGGTTTCAGAATCCATTATACAACTCATCCCATTTATATGCATAACTATTTTATGGGCGACGTAACGTGTAGTATGCTTAAAAAAGTATTTTACAGAAAATATGGCGTTGATTCCATATCAAAGAAGCCAAAAGAATTTGGAAATTTTTTGTTTGAACAGGTAATTAAGCCTTCCGGATTATATAAATACGAAGAACTGTTTGAAAAAATAAGCGGAGAAAAATTTTCTCTTAAATGGTACTTTTAA
- the ileS gene encoding isoleucine--tRNA ligase, with amino-acid sequence MKRFEEFKNLPVSEQEGEISKYWGEIDLLKRTVDERDENNPFIFYEGPPTANGKPGIHHVMARTLKDSVCRYQTMLGHQVKRKAGWDTHGLPVEIEVEKQLKLNNKQDIEKYGLEKFNKKCKESVFKYEKLWNDMTQRMAYEIDLNNAYITLKNEYIESVWYILDKFFKEGLLYEGHKVLPYCPRCGTGLASHEVAQGYEEIKSETVIVKFKRKDRNEYFLAWTTTPWTLPSNVSLSVNPEEDYIKVREGEEIYYLNKKLADKVLKGDYEILEEMKGKALEYIEYEQLMPFVKTDKKAFFITIADYVTTEDGTGIVHSAPAFGEDDYNTGKRYGLPVLKPVNEEGKFTETPWKGKFVMDADPDIIRWLRENGKLYKKEKIVHNYPHCWRCHTPLLYYAKPSWYIEVTKFKDKLIENNNGVKWYPPFVGEKRFGNWLENLNDWAISRSRYWGTPLNIWRCNRCGHITSVGSIKELVDRSIEDIDENVELHRPYVDDIHLKCDKCGEKMTREKDVIDVWFDSGAMPFAQHHYPFENKENFSTLFPADFICEGIDQTRGWFYSLLAISTFMTGKSPYKRVLVNDLILDREGKKMSKSKGNTVDPFQLFDKYGADVLRWYLLYVSPPWTPTKFDEDGLREVESKFFRSIKNVYNFFALYANTDEIDPREFDVPYEKRSELDKWILSKYNSMLKSAREGMDNYDLTKVVRLIQEFVVEDLSNWYIRRSRRRFWKTELDEDKNAVYSTTYEILLGISKIIAPFVPFIAEEIYRNLTGGISVHLELYPKEEEKLIDLKLEEKMDLVRKLVGLGRASRESVKIKVRQPLKEVILDGKYESTIRDLIPLIKEELNVKEVVFEKDLTHLMNYSLKPNYKVAGSILGPKIKSFAKILQEVDTHELVNKLEKGKVILNIDGEDINIEKDYIIVKITAKEGFNVAMEDNLFVILETVLTEDLLEEGYAREFISKVQQMRKSNGYEMMDNIRIYYNGDEKIQLSLNKFDEYIKKETLAVSIEKVQDSSLEQEDLNGHITGIKLEKV; translated from the coding sequence GTGAAAAGATTTGAAGAATTTAAAAATTTACCTGTCAGTGAGCAAGAAGGAGAGATATCTAAATATTGGGGAGAAATAGATCTTTTAAAGAGGACCGTTGATGAAAGGGACGAAAATAATCCTTTTATATTTTATGAAGGGCCTCCTACAGCTAATGGAAAACCTGGCATACACCATGTTATGGCAAGAACATTAAAGGATTCGGTATGCAGATATCAGACTATGCTGGGACATCAGGTGAAAAGAAAGGCAGGATGGGATACCCATGGGCTCCCCGTGGAAATTGAAGTTGAAAAACAGTTGAAATTGAATAACAAACAGGATATTGAGAAGTATGGCCTTGAAAAATTCAATAAAAAATGTAAGGAATCCGTATTTAAGTATGAAAAGCTGTGGAATGATATGACTCAGAGAATGGCTTATGAAATTGATCTGAACAATGCCTATATTACTCTTAAAAACGAATACATTGAGTCGGTATGGTATATATTAGATAAGTTTTTTAAAGAAGGTCTTTTGTATGAAGGCCATAAGGTACTTCCATATTGTCCGCGTTGTGGTACCGGTCTTGCTTCTCATGAGGTGGCACAAGGCTATGAGGAAATAAAAAGCGAGACCGTGATAGTAAAATTTAAAAGAAAGGACAGAAATGAGTACTTTCTTGCTTGGACCACAACCCCATGGACTCTTCCGAGTAATGTATCATTGTCGGTAAACCCTGAAGAAGATTATATAAAGGTGAGAGAAGGAGAAGAAATATACTATTTGAACAAAAAACTTGCCGATAAGGTACTGAAAGGTGACTATGAAATTCTTGAAGAAATGAAAGGAAAGGCTTTGGAATATATTGAATATGAGCAATTGATGCCTTTCGTTAAAACAGATAAAAAAGCCTTTTTTATAACGATTGCTGATTATGTAACTACGGAAGACGGTACAGGAATAGTACATTCAGCTCCCGCCTTCGGAGAAGATGATTATAATACGGGAAAGAGGTATGGATTGCCTGTATTAAAGCCCGTAAATGAAGAAGGGAAATTTACAGAAACCCCTTGGAAAGGGAAATTTGTGATGGATGCGGATCCTGATATTATTCGATGGCTGAGGGAAAACGGAAAACTTTATAAAAAGGAAAAAATAGTCCACAATTATCCTCATTGCTGGAGATGCCATACACCTCTTTTATATTATGCAAAACCAAGCTGGTATATTGAAGTAACTAAATTTAAGGATAAGCTCATAGAGAATAATAACGGAGTAAAATGGTATCCTCCTTTTGTGGGAGAGAAAAGATTCGGAAATTGGCTGGAGAATTTGAACGATTGGGCAATTTCAAGAAGCAGATATTGGGGAACTCCTTTAAATATTTGGAGATGCAATAGATGTGGGCATATTACAAGTGTAGGTTCTATAAAGGAACTTGTGGATAGATCTATTGAAGATATAGATGAAAATGTTGAATTACACAGACCTTATGTGGACGATATACATTTAAAATGTGATAAATGCGGAGAAAAAATGACAAGGGAAAAGGATGTTATTGATGTTTGGTTTGACAGCGGAGCAATGCCTTTTGCCCAACACCATTACCCTTTTGAAAATAAGGAGAATTTTAGCACACTATTTCCTGCGGATTTTATATGTGAGGGAATAGATCAAACAAGAGGATGGTTTTATTCTCTTCTTGCCATCTCTACATTTATGACCGGAAAATCTCCCTATAAGAGAGTACTTGTTAATGATTTGATATTGGACAGAGAAGGCAAGAAGATGTCTAAGTCAAAAGGTAATACTGTTGATCCTTTCCAATTGTTTGATAAATATGGTGCCGATGTTTTAAGGTGGTATTTATTATATGTATCCCCACCGTGGACTCCGACAAAATTCGATGAAGACGGATTAAGAGAAGTGGAAAGCAAGTTCTTTAGAAGTATAAAAAATGTATATAATTTTTTCGCACTATATGCGAATACCGATGAAATCGATCCGAGGGAATTTGATGTTCCTTATGAAAAAAGATCGGAACTGGATAAATGGATATTGTCCAAATACAACAGCATGTTGAAATCAGCCAGAGAGGGTATGGATAATTATGATTTAACTAAGGTAGTAAGACTTATTCAGGAATTTGTTGTGGAAGATCTGTCTAATTGGTATATAAGACGTTCCAGAAGACGTTTTTGGAAGACGGAGTTGGATGAAGATAAAAATGCGGTCTATAGTACAACTTATGAGATACTTTTAGGAATAAGCAAAATAATAGCACCATTTGTACCATTTATTGCAGAGGAAATATACAGAAATTTAACAGGCGGAATTTCTGTTCATTTGGAACTCTATCCCAAAGAAGAAGAAAAATTGATAGATCTAAAGTTGGAAGAAAAGATGGATTTGGTAAGAAAATTGGTAGGATTGGGAAGGGCCTCAAGAGAAAGCGTGAAAATTAAGGTCCGTCAACCTTTGAAAGAAGTAATTCTTGATGGAAAATATGAGAGTACAATAAGGGATTTGATACCTTTAATAAAAGAAGAATTGAATGTGAAGGAAGTAGTATTTGAGAAGGACCTGACTCATCTCATGAACTATTCCTTAAAACCTAACTACAAAGTTGCAGGTTCTATACTTGGTCCCAAGATTAAATCTTTTGCAAAAATTTTACAGGAAGTTGATACCCATGAGTTAGTAAATAAATTAGAAAAAGGGAAAGTTATATTAAATATAGATGGAGAAGATATAAATATAGAAAAAGATTATATAATAGTTAAAATTACGGCCAAAGAAGGATTTAATGTAGCCATGGAAGACAATCTTTTTGTAATATTGGAAACTGTTTTAACCGAAGACTTGTTAGAAGAAGGATATGCCAGAGAGTTTATATCTAAAGTTCAGCAGATGAGGAAAAGTAACGGCTATGAGATGATGGACAATATAAGAATATATTATAATGGAGACGAAAAAATCCAATTGTCATTAAACAAATTTGACGAATATATTAAGAAAGAAACCTTAGCGGTATCCATTGAAAAAGTTCAGGACTCTTCTTTAGAACAAGAAGACCTGAATGGACATATAACGGGAATTAAATTGGAGAAAGTATAA
- the lpdA gene encoding dihydrolipoyl dehydrogenase, translating into MATEIIMPKAGMDMQEGQIIKWHKKEGDYVEKGDVLLEIMTDKVNMEVEAETSGYLLKILKNKGEVVPVIATIGYIGEKDEDISQIVGFQSLSKGKKSEAISSDNNMYDVIIIGGGPAGYVSAIKSAQMGGKVALIEKDILGGTCLNRGCIPAKTYLKNAEIIHEIEKAKKRGIIISNPEVNIDMERTVELKNQVVKTLTTGVQGLLKSNGVDIYNGIGRLTKGKKASINGNKLIEGKKIILAGGSKAARIDIPGIESKLVLTSDEILNLKEIPKELVIIGGGAVGVELGAVFSSFGSKVTIIEMMDRIVSNMDEDISTLLEDSLIKKGVKILTSVRLQRITEKNEKLVIEVDKGESMTADKALLSIGRIPDLEGAGDIKFEMEKGRIKVNDYMETNVEGIYAPGDINGKRMLAHAAFKMGEVAAVNAMGGREKINLNCVPSCIYTVPEAASVGLTEEEAKKSYSISVGKFPFAANGRALSSGETSGFVKVIVDKKYGEILGVHIIGPSASEIINEASSLMAMEITAYEASEIVHGHPTFSEALQEACADSLGRAIHLPKRK; encoded by the coding sequence TTGGCAACGGAAATAATAATGCCCAAAGCAGGTATGGATATGCAGGAAGGGCAGATAATCAAATGGCATAAGAAAGAAGGGGATTATGTAGAAAAAGGCGATGTTCTCCTTGAGATAATGACGGATAAGGTAAACATGGAAGTAGAGGCTGAAACTTCCGGTTACTTACTTAAGATATTAAAAAATAAAGGAGAGGTAGTTCCCGTTATAGCAACCATAGGGTATATTGGAGAAAAAGACGAGGACATATCTCAAATTGTAGGATTTCAATCTTTATCTAAAGGGAAAAAATCGGAAGCCATTTCATCAGATAATAATATGTATGACGTAATAATAATAGGAGGAGGTCCGGCTGGATATGTATCGGCTATTAAATCGGCTCAGATGGGGGGAAAGGTAGCCTTAATAGAAAAGGATATTTTAGGAGGAACTTGTTTAAACAGAGGATGCATTCCTGCCAAAACATATCTTAAAAATGCTGAAATAATTCACGAAATAGAAAAAGCAAAAAAAAGAGGAATAATTATCTCAAATCCTGAAGTTAATATTGATATGGAAAGGACTGTGGAATTAAAGAATCAAGTGGTTAAGACCCTTACGACGGGAGTTCAGGGACTCTTAAAGAGTAACGGAGTGGATATATATAATGGAATAGGAAGATTAACAAAAGGGAAAAAGGCATCTATAAATGGTAACAAATTAATTGAAGGAAAGAAGATCATATTGGCAGGAGGCTCCAAAGCTGCCAGAATAGATATTCCTGGGATAGAAAGTAAATTAGTCCTTACCAGTGATGAAATACTTAATTTAAAGGAAATTCCAAAGGAACTGGTTATTATAGGCGGAGGAGCAGTGGGAGTAGAATTAGGAGCGGTGTTTAGTTCTTTTGGAAGCAAAGTGACCATAATAGAGATGATGGATAGGATAGTATCCAACATGGATGAGGATATATCCACGCTTTTGGAGGATTCATTAATAAAAAAAGGAGTTAAAATTTTAACCTCAGTTAGACTTCAAAGAATAACAGAAAAGAATGAGAAATTGGTCATTGAAGTTGATAAAGGAGAAAGTATGACAGCGGATAAAGCACTTCTTTCCATAGGGAGAATTCCTGATTTAGAAGGAGCTGGAGATATTAAATTTGAAATGGAAAAAGGAAGGATTAAGGTTAATGATTATATGGAAACCAACGTAGAAGGAATATATGCTCCGGGAGATATAAACGGCAAGAGAATGCTTGCTCATGCAGCATTCAAAATGGGAGAAGTTGCGGCTGTAAATGCTATGGGCGGGAGAGAAAAAATAAATTTGAATTGTGTACCCAGTTGTATATATACAGTTCCGGAGGCTGCATCCGTAGGTCTTACTGAAGAAGAAGCAAAGAAAAGTTATAGTATTTCTGTAGGAAAGTTTCCTTTTGCCGCCAACGGAAGGGCATTATCCTCAGGAGAAACCTCGGGATTTGTAAAAGTGATAGTTGATAAAAAGTATGGGGAAATATTGGGAGTCCACATAATAGGACCTTCAGCATCGGAAATAATAAATGAAGCATCATCACTTATGGCTATGGAAATAACCGCATATGAAGCGTCGGAGATTGTTCACGGTCATCCTACATTTTCCGAAGCTTTACAAGAAGCATGTGCTGACAGTTTAGGAAGAGCTATACATCTTCCTAAAAGAAAATGA
- a CDS encoding 2-oxo acid dehydrogenase subunit E2 — protein MDMQKEFLDIPGKVRATPAARRIAKERGIDLFKIKGTGPKGRIQEKDVVNFKRDSLKVTPLARRIAESEGINLADIKGSGSEGKIMKEDLLKAKKEKDLKQKPVENLKKEIEVIPMSNMRKIIGERMSQSFFSAPTFTLNTEVDMTEVKKLRGEIKEDIMEKTGEKVTITDIILTATAKALKNHPMINASLSEDGQGIIIHDYVNLAVAVGMEKGLLTPVIKDADKKSLTEMVIAEKDVTERTMNMKLSPDELQGSTFTVSNLGMYGITHFNPIINPPNSAILGVNAIVDRIVPVGGQPVIRSIMTLSLTVDHRIIDGLIGAKFLKELKYLLENPLLILV, from the coding sequence ATGGATATGCAGAAGGAATTTTTAGATATTCCGGGGAAAGTGAGAGCGACTCCTGCCGCAAGAAGAATTGCAAAAGAGAGGGGAATAGATTTGTTCAAAATTAAGGGGACTGGCCCTAAAGGCAGAATACAGGAAAAAGATGTTGTGAATTTTAAACGGGATTCACTAAAAGTTACTCCCCTTGCACGAAGGATTGCGGAAAGTGAAGGAATAAATTTGGCCGATATTAAAGGAAGCGGCTCGGAAGGTAAAATAATGAAGGAAGATTTACTAAAGGCTAAAAAAGAAAAAGACCTGAAACAAAAGCCTGTGGAAAATTTAAAAAAAGAAATTGAGGTAATTCCTATGTCAAATATGAGAAAGATAATCGGAGAGAGGATGTCTCAAAGTTTTTTTTCGGCTCCTACCTTTACTTTGAACACTGAAGTCGACATGACTGAGGTAAAAAAATTAAGAGGGGAAATAAAAGAGGATATAATGGAAAAAACTGGGGAGAAAGTCACTATTACGGATATAATCCTTACTGCGACAGCTAAAGCTTTAAAAAATCACCCGATGATAAATGCAAGTTTATCGGAAGACGGACAAGGTATTATCATTCATGATTATGTAAATCTGGCAGTAGCGGTGGGAATGGAAAAAGGACTTCTTACTCCGGTAATAAAAGATGCGGATAAAAAAAGTTTAACTGAAATGGTCATTGCTGAAAAGGATGTCACTGAAAGAACAATGAATATGAAATTGTCTCCTGATGAATTACAGGGAAGTACATTTACGGTAAGTAATTTGGGAATGTATGGAATTACTCATTTTAATCCTATTATCAATCCTCCTAACAGTGCAATATTGGGAGTAAATGCCATAGTAGACAGAATAGTGCCTGTGGGTGGTCAGCCGGTAATAAGATCCATAATGACATTAAGCTTAACGGTAGATCATAGGATTATAGACGGATTAATCGGAGCTAAATTTTTAAAGGAATTAAAATATCTGTTGGAAAATCCGTTATTGATTTTGGTTTAA
- a CDS encoding alpha-ketoacid dehydrogenase subunit beta, with protein sequence MGQMKEMTYKDAVKTAMCEEMRRDENVFLMGEDVGIYGGAFGVSVGMFEEFGKDRVRDTPISEAAIVGAAAGAAVTGMRPIVEIMFMDFTTIAMDSLVNQAAKMRYMFGGKAKVPMVLRCPGGSGTGAAAQHSQSLEAWFCHVPGLKVVVPGTPKDAKGLLKAAIRDNNPVVFVEQKTLYKVKGPVPEDEDFIIPLGEGEIKHEGKDVTIVSYGRMLPRVIKVAEEMEKEGVSIEVVDPRTLVPLDKEMIINSVKKTGRLILVNEAAKTGGYLGEIASVVTESEAFDYLDSPIIRLAGLDVPIPYNPELEKAVVPSEEQIKSAVNKTLNR encoded by the coding sequence ATGGGACAGATGAAAGAAATGACTTATAAAGATGCAGTTAAGACGGCAATGTGTGAAGAGATGAGAAGAGATGAAAATGTATTTCTGATGGGAGAAGATGTAGGAATATATGGAGGAGCTTTCGGAGTATCTGTGGGAATGTTTGAAGAGTTTGGGAAGGATAGGGTAAGAGATACCCCCATATCTGAAGCGGCCATAGTTGGAGCTGCTGCCGGAGCGGCGGTTACCGGGATGAGGCCTATTGTAGAAATAATGTTTATGGATTTTACCACTATTGCTATGGATTCCTTAGTCAACCAGGCAGCAAAAATGCGCTATATGTTTGGAGGAAAAGCAAAAGTTCCAATGGTTTTGAGATGTCCGGGAGGGTCGGGAACAGGAGCGGCAGCCCAACATTCTCAAAGTTTGGAAGCGTGGTTTTGCCATGTACCCGGACTTAAAGTAGTGGTACCGGGAACCCCGAAAGATGCAAAAGGGCTTTTAAAAGCAGCCATAAGGGATAATAATCCTGTGGTATTTGTCGAACAGAAGACATTGTATAAGGTTAAAGGCCCCGTTCCCGAAGATGAGGATTTTATAATCCCATTAGGGGAAGGGGAAATTAAACATGAAGGAAAAGATGTAACAATAGTGAGCTACGGGAGGATGCTTCCGAGAGTGATAAAGGTTGCCGAGGAAATGGAGAAGGAAGGAGTAAGTATAGAAGTAGTAGATCCGAGAACATTGGTCCCTTTAGATAAGGAAATGATAATAAATTCTGTTAAAAAGACGGGAAGATTGATATTAGTAAATGAAGCAGCTAAAACAGGAGGGTATTTGGGAGAGATAGCTTCTGTTGTAACGGAAAGCGAAGCCTTTGATTATTTGGATTCGCCTATAATCAGACTTGCGGGTTTGGACGTGCCAATACCATATAATCCCGAATTGGAGAAGGCAGTAGTACCGAGTGAAGAACAAATAAAATCTGCAGTAAACAAGACATTGAATAGATAG